A window of the Helianthus annuus cultivar XRQ/B chromosome 4, HanXRQr2.0-SUNRISE, whole genome shotgun sequence genome harbors these coding sequences:
- the LOC110866938 gene encoding putative rRNA methyltransferase YqxC, whose product MIFVHDNEYIYMRLIRVTAANLGYGQVADKIRRDERVSVIERTNLRYLTELPHKVDLVTLDLSFISILLVMPVVVNLMKEEATLITLIKPQFKAHRSQVGGGGIVRDPLVHQEVREKIVKGVEDLGFQCNGWIESPLKGAEGNIEFLACFTRTTTSQNRVD is encoded by the exons ATGATATTCGTACATGATAATGAATACATATACATGCGGCTGATTAGAGTAACCGCTGCAAACTTAg GTTATGGACAG GTGGCAGATAAAATTCGTCGAGATGAACGTGTATCCGTTATCGAGAGGACCAATTTGAGATATCTTACTGAGCTTCCTCATAAAGTTGACTTGGTGACTTTGGATCTTTCATTCATCTCTATACTTCTA GTCATGCCTGTTGTTGTTAACCTGATGAAAGAAGAAGCTACACTGATTACATTAATTAAGCCTCAATTCAAGGCTCATAGATCACAA gtAGGAGGAGGTGGGATTGTTAGAGATCCCTTGGTTCATCAAGAG GTGCGGGAGAAGATTGTGAAGGGTGTAGAAGATCTTGGTTTCCAATGCAATGGTTGGATAGAGTCTCCTTTAAAGGGTGCTGAAGGAAACATTGAATTCTTGGCTTGTTTTACCAGAACAACCACCAGTCAGAATAGAGTAGATTAG